A single genomic interval of Chitinophaga sp. 180180018-3 harbors:
- a CDS encoding DUF1801 domain-containing protein → MKATTVETTEAYIAGFPPEVQTILEQVRATIRKSVPDGEEAIRYGIPTFRLKNSNLVHFAAFKNHIGFYPAPTGLKAFEKDLSAYQTGKGSVQFPLDKPMPLALITKIVKYRVEETLKKAVKPKKKA, encoded by the coding sequence ATGAAAGCTACCACCGTCGAAACCACCGAAGCATACATCGCCGGATTTCCCCCGGAAGTTCAGACCATCCTCGAGCAGGTCCGCGCTACCATCCGCAAATCCGTTCCAGACGGCGAGGAAGCCATCCGCTACGGCATTCCTACTTTCCGCCTGAAAAACTCCAACCTGGTACACTTTGCCGCCTTTAAAAACCATATCGGTTTTTATCCCGCACCCACCGGACTCAAAGCCTTCGAAAAAGACCTGTCCGCTTACCAGACAGGAAAAGGCTCCGTTCAGTTTCCTCTCGATAAACCCATGCCGCTGGCACTCATTACCAAAATCGTGAAATACCGTGTGGAGGAAACATTGAAAAAAGCTGTAAAGCCAAAGAAGAAAGCCTGA
- a CDS encoding DUF2750 domain-containing protein, with translation MKKISQKEIDNVIKLSPFERYQYTIKWIADGEMMYSLAENNNLAIAEIGDKKMLSLWSAAEYAQLSATGEWEGYEVMAISIDRFATEIIDLIDSEGYLLNIFSVGDKSGFIVDIKEFMKDLDDELGKYG, from the coding sequence ATGAAAAAAATATCTCAAAAAGAAATAGACAACGTCATAAAACTTTCCCCCTTCGAACGCTATCAATACACCATCAAATGGATAGCAGACGGAGAAATGATGTACTCATTAGCCGAAAATAACAATCTGGCCATCGCAGAAATAGGTGACAAGAAAATGCTATCCCTGTGGAGCGCCGCCGAATATGCGCAGTTATCAGCTACAGGTGAATGGGAAGGATATGAGGTGATGGCGATCAGTATCGATAGATTTGCTACGGAAATCATCGATCTGATCGACAGTGAAGGCTACCTGCTGAATATCTTTTCTGTCGGCGATAAATCCGGATTTATAGTTGATATAAAAGAGTTTATGAAGGATCTGGATGACGAGTTAGGTAAATACGGATGA
- a CDS encoding RtcB family protein, whose protein sequence is MGSLKTKELSKIGYTNDQARSLVINIISRHFKHHTRQEIISLLEDIKADPAKYQSDEVLGRIAATFLDEPAECRFKSYDLLEQTGQLKVYGGKEIERSAKQQMEVAMALPVTVQGALMPDAHTGYGLPIGGVLAASNAVIPFAVGVDIGCRMALSILDEGESFLKRYGYQVKVALKDFTHFGMEGGLDFQQEHEVLDSPAFQSTEMLRRLQIKAARQLGSSGSGNHFVEFGLITLKEDNALQLPAKQYLALLSHSGSRGLGANIAQHYTQIAMNSCKLPKSAQQLAWLDMNSEAGQEYWLAMNLAGDYARACHDRIHINLLKALGLQALATVENHHNFAWKDTLADGREVIIHRKGATPAHAGEMGIIPGSMCSAAYLVMGKGVSQSLYSASHGAGRAMSRARAKENMTVSGMKKMLSAAGVTLIGGSVEENPLAYKDIESVIRAQEELIEIQGRFVPAIMRMNKD, encoded by the coding sequence ATGGGCAGTTTAAAAACAAAAGAATTAAGTAAAATAGGTTATACCAATGATCAGGCGAGGAGTCTGGTTATCAATATTATCTCCCGTCATTTCAAGCATCATACCAGGCAGGAGATCATTAGTTTGCTGGAAGATATCAAGGCAGATCCTGCGAAGTACCAGTCGGACGAAGTGTTAGGCCGCATTGCAGCCACTTTCCTCGATGAACCGGCGGAATGCCGTTTCAAGTCGTACGACCTGTTGGAGCAAACCGGCCAGCTGAAAGTATACGGCGGCAAAGAAATAGAACGTTCCGCCAAACAGCAGATGGAAGTAGCGATGGCACTGCCGGTAACCGTGCAGGGAGCACTGATGCCGGATGCACATACCGGCTATGGCCTACCCATCGGAGGAGTACTGGCGGCCAGTAATGCGGTGATTCCTTTCGCAGTAGGCGTAGACATTGGTTGCCGTATGGCGCTGAGCATATTGGATGAAGGAGAAAGTTTCCTGAAGCGTTACGGTTACCAGGTAAAAGTGGCGCTGAAAGACTTCACACATTTCGGTATGGAAGGCGGACTGGATTTTCAGCAGGAGCATGAAGTACTGGATAGTCCGGCGTTTCAGTCGACGGAAATGCTGCGTCGTTTGCAGATCAAAGCCGCCAGGCAGCTGGGTTCTTCCGGCAGCGGCAATCACTTCGTGGAGTTCGGGCTGATAACGTTGAAGGAGGATAATGCTCTTCAGCTGCCCGCTAAACAATACCTGGCTTTATTGTCGCATTCCGGCAGTCGCGGGTTGGGCGCCAACATTGCGCAGCATTATACGCAGATAGCGATGAATAGCTGCAAGCTGCCGAAATCGGCGCAGCAACTGGCCTGGCTGGATATGAACAGTGAGGCAGGGCAGGAGTACTGGCTGGCGATGAACCTCGCAGGCGATTATGCCAGGGCGTGCCACGACCGTATACATATCAATTTGTTGAAGGCGCTGGGTTTGCAGGCGCTGGCCACAGTGGAGAATCATCACAATTTTGCCTGGAAAGATACCCTGGCAGATGGACGGGAAGTGATTATTCACCGCAAAGGTGCTACGCCGGCGCATGCCGGAGAGATGGGAATTATTCCGGGTAGCATGTGCAGTGCCGCTTACCTCGTAATGGGTAAAGGCGTGTCGCAATCGCTTTACTCCGCCTCTCATGGCGCGGGCCGTGCTATGAGCCGTGCGCGGGCAAAAGAAAATATGACCGTTTCTGGGATGAAAAAAATGTTATCGGCAGCGGGCGTAACGCTGATTGGTGGCAGCGTGGAAGAGAATCCGCTTGCGTACAAAGATATAGAAAGTGTGATTCGTGCGCAGGAAGAGTTGATTGAGATACAGGGTCGGTTTGTGCCGGCGATTATGAGAATGAATAAAGATTAG
- a CDS encoding TonB-dependent receptor, whose product MKMTTWLILIACLHVSARSFSQQVSLSVKNMPLQKVFAEIIIQSGATIIYNESSLKNTTPVTLHVDKASVQSVLEECLLHQPLTLAVNDGVFVIRPKLAPAAPADTVGKIAGVVRGADGTLLPGATVIVKGSTRGTATNAGGQFTIPARPGEILVFTFTGFERQELPAHNGMQVTLHTANSQLDQVVVVGYSDKKKSELTSSVTVVDAAKLKDVTTNDVGTMLQGKVAGLQVVSSSGVPGAAAEIRMRGISSVNASQSPLVVVDGIIGGNYDPNDIENVTVLKDAGATAMYGSQANAGVIIITTKRAGSGKTQFQAKITTGFRTPDFGTMDMMNGRQLYEHQKEYYRDYIPGNTNNSYKIDLLKFYNERPLSLLNQNYNWLTDMFRRAPMQNVYLSASGKTEKADYYLGLSYYNEKGTFMNTNYQRVNLRANSTYHFTKNISLTNNINLSGAFGKTYDYNDMYYAFLNMPWDNPYDSTGKALYVDGNSAFKWWSRDKVNPIHTIQHSEHPYKNFDVNYDMGLNIGITRWLTFTSTNRLSLGYNKNKTWYSPEVAGQYHGTGYLNELSTLNYGYISNNLLKVDFRMGDHRISGLAGVAFEGNNVETMGASGKGLPVGLKVLNVVANNQLVNGSLNEAIIQSFISQVNYSYLDKYFLTGSFRVDGSSNFPSGNRYAPFPAVSAAWLLSNEDFLKDNNIFTNVKLRASYGVTGTQDIGSSRYLALFSLNGQYNSQTAATPSQLPSPDLTWESKYQWNGGIDLSLFKRIDLTLDVYNNITKNLLLQVSQPLSVGFETRWENVGELVNNGVELGISSVNISSRKFRWSTDFNINFNTNKLQKFPANIINTQSTWSISQIYRNGGNLYEFYMPKWLGVDKQTGAPQWEVINKDGSRSATSDYAAATYEEVGSALPKFQGGMTNTFTYNGISLGVNIYFLSGNKVYSNNLRFVENDGNEPYYNQVNLPGGSHTWSHPGDDATEPSPQNSANSTQTSTRFLKDGSFLALRNISLSYELPHALVSRWGMQGVSVGFTADNVRTFTNFLGQDPQTTITPGSQVMPGVSDFKYPNNRQYLFNINFRF is encoded by the coding sequence ATGAAAATGACCACCTGGCTTATCCTGATCGCCTGCCTCCATGTAAGCGCCAGGAGCTTCTCTCAACAGGTATCCCTGTCTGTGAAGAATATGCCACTGCAGAAAGTATTTGCAGAAATTATCATCCAGTCGGGCGCAACGATTATCTACAACGAATCTTCGCTGAAGAACACTACTCCCGTTACGCTCCATGTGGATAAGGCTTCCGTGCAATCGGTACTGGAAGAATGCCTGCTGCATCAGCCGCTGACGCTTGCCGTGAACGACGGCGTATTCGTGATCCGGCCGAAGCTTGCGCCGGCAGCACCCGCCGATACGGTGGGGAAAATAGCGGGTGTAGTCAGAGGCGCCGATGGTACACTGCTTCCGGGGGCTACGGTGATCGTCAAAGGCAGCACGCGGGGAACTGCCACTAATGCAGGTGGACAGTTTACCATACCTGCCAGGCCCGGCGAAATACTGGTATTTACTTTTACCGGTTTCGAACGACAGGAACTGCCCGCCCATAACGGCATGCAGGTGACCCTGCACACTGCCAACAGCCAGCTCGATCAGGTAGTAGTGGTAGGCTATTCCGATAAAAAGAAAAGCGAACTTACCAGCTCTGTTACGGTAGTTGATGCGGCCAAATTAAAAGACGTTACTACCAATGATGTGGGTACTATGTTACAGGGTAAGGTGGCCGGTCTTCAGGTAGTAAGCAGTTCCGGCGTGCCCGGAGCAGCTGCAGAGATCCGTATGCGTGGCATATCTTCCGTGAATGCTTCCCAAAGCCCATTGGTGGTGGTGGATGGAATTATTGGCGGTAATTACGACCCGAATGATATTGAGAATGTAACTGTTTTGAAAGATGCCGGCGCTACGGCTATGTACGGATCGCAGGCCAACGCAGGAGTGATCATCATTACTACCAAAAGAGCCGGTTCAGGAAAAACCCAGTTCCAGGCAAAGATCACAACGGGTTTCCGCACGCCCGATTTCGGAACAATGGATATGATGAACGGTCGTCAGTTGTACGAACATCAGAAAGAATATTATCGCGATTATATTCCCGGAAATACAAATAATTCTTATAAGATCGACCTGCTTAAATTTTATAACGAACGTCCGCTTTCCCTGCTGAATCAGAACTACAACTGGCTCACTGATATGTTCCGCCGTGCGCCGATGCAGAATGTTTACCTGTCGGCCAGTGGTAAAACAGAAAAAGCTGACTATTACCTCGGCCTTTCTTATTACAATGAGAAAGGAACGTTTATGAATACCAACTACCAGCGGGTAAATCTCAGGGCCAATTCTACCTACCACTTTACAAAAAATATCAGTCTTACCAATAATATCAATCTCAGTGGCGCTTTCGGCAAAACGTACGACTATAACGATATGTACTATGCCTTCCTGAATATGCCCTGGGATAACCCGTACGACAGCACCGGTAAAGCTTTGTATGTAGATGGGAATTCTGCTTTCAAGTGGTGGTCGCGCGATAAAGTGAATCCTATTCATACCATTCAGCACTCCGAACATCCCTATAAAAATTTCGATGTCAATTACGATATGGGATTGAATATCGGCATTACCCGCTGGCTTACTTTCACCAGTACCAACCGGCTTTCACTGGGATATAACAAAAACAAAACCTGGTATTCACCGGAAGTTGCCGGTCAGTATCATGGTACCGGTTATCTGAATGAGCTGAGTACACTCAACTATGGTTATATTTCCAACAACCTGTTGAAGGTAGATTTCCGTATGGGAGATCATCGTATCAGCGGTCTTGCTGGTGTTGCCTTTGAAGGCAATAATGTAGAAACAATGGGCGCTTCCGGTAAAGGGCTTCCGGTTGGATTGAAGGTACTGAATGTAGTGGCTAATAATCAGCTGGTGAATGGTAGTCTTAATGAAGCCATCATACAGTCTTTTATCTCTCAGGTCAATTACAGTTACCTCGATAAATATTTCCTCACCGGCTCGTTCCGTGTGGATGGTTCTTCCAATTTCCCGTCGGGTAACCGTTATGCCCCCTTTCCTGCTGTTTCTGCAGCATGGTTGTTGAGTAATGAAGATTTTTTGAAAGACAACAATATCTTCACGAATGTAAAGCTGCGAGCCAGCTATGGTGTTACCGGTACGCAGGATATTGGCTCATCGCGTTACCTGGCGTTGTTTTCACTGAATGGTCAGTACAATTCGCAAACGGCTGCTACGCCTTCACAGCTGCCAAGCCCGGATCTTACCTGGGAAAGCAAGTATCAGTGGAATGGAGGGATCGACCTCAGTTTGTTTAAACGGATCGACCTGACATTAGATGTCTATAATAACATCACAAAAAATCTTTTGCTGCAGGTATCACAGCCTTTGTCGGTTGGATTTGAAACCCGTTGGGAAAACGTGGGAGAGCTCGTGAATAATGGGGTGGAACTGGGTATCAGCAGTGTGAATATCAGCAGCCGTAAATTCAGATGGAGTACTGATTTTAATATCAACTTCAACACGAATAAACTGCAAAAGTTCCCGGCTAATATCATCAATACACAATCTACCTGGAGCATATCGCAGATCTATCGCAACGGTGGAAACCTGTATGAATTCTATATGCCTAAATGGCTGGGTGTGGATAAGCAAACCGGAGCACCACAGTGGGAGGTGATCAATAAAGATGGTTCAAGGAGTGCTACTTCCGATTATGCTGCCGCTACTTATGAAGAAGTAGGGTCGGCGCTGCCTAAGTTCCAGGGAGGCATGACCAATACGTTTACCTACAACGGCATTTCATTAGGTGTAAATATTTATTTTCTGTCGGGCAACAAAGTATACAGCAATAACCTGCGTTTTGTAGAAAACGACGGCAACGAGCCTTACTATAACCAGGTGAATCTACCGGGGGGAAGCCATACCTGGAGCCATCCGGGCGATGACGCAACGGAGCCGAGTCCGCAGAATTCCGCCAATAGCACGCAAACGTCTACACGCTTTTTGAAAGATGGTAGTTTCCTGGCATTACGTAATATCAGCCTGAGCTATGAGTTACCACATGCGCTGGTGAGCCGGTGGGGAATGCAGGGTGTTTCTGTTGGCTTCACTGCTGATAATGTGCGCACGTTCACCAATTTCCTGGGCCAGGATCCGCAAACCACTATCACACCCGGATCGCAGGTGATGCCCGGTGTATCGGATTTCAAATATCCGAATAACCGTCAGTACCTGTTCAACATTAATTTCAGATTCTAA
- a CDS encoding FecR domain-containing protein: MQYLKDLIQRYLKGNASREETNALHDWYNSFDDTEVPLPLEPGEDRQMLEQRLLGKLTPLLQETPSRKPRYRPYAIAASIAALIGVAGWFGWQHQHTAPAQTSITVAKAGTDKSPASQKAVLTLADGSTIALDDVANGPLSRQGGANVVKKNKGELSYQGTSPGAEIVYNTLSVPRGGMYQLVLPDGTRVWLNSSSSLRYPTAFNGAERKVTLQGQAYFETAADAAHPFRVQTGAMEVTVLGTRFDLMAYPDEPTISATLAEGRIRVEDKILQPGQQAVLALSNHELSVRNVDVNRIMAWKNGLFVFNNTDLATILREVARWYDVEIVYQAKPGKELYGGGISRRLNLSAVLHVLEENGSNHFKIEGNKVIVTP, encoded by the coding sequence ATGCAGTACCTGAAAGACCTGATCCAACGTTATCTGAAAGGCAATGCCAGTAGGGAAGAAACCAACGCGCTTCACGACTGGTACAATAGTTTCGACGATACTGAAGTACCGCTCCCGCTGGAGCCGGGGGAAGACCGGCAAATGCTGGAGCAGCGGCTATTGGGTAAATTAACGCCCCTGTTACAGGAAACTCCCTCCCGGAAGCCCCGCTACCGGCCATATGCCATAGCTGCCAGCATTGCAGCGCTGATTGGGGTTGCAGGCTGGTTTGGCTGGCAACACCAACATACGGCGCCGGCACAAACTAGTATAACTGTTGCTAAAGCAGGCACAGATAAATCTCCGGCCTCCCAAAAAGCTGTACTCACCCTCGCCGACGGATCCACAATCGCCCTCGATGATGTCGCCAACGGCCCTCTGAGCCGGCAGGGTGGCGCGAATGTAGTTAAGAAAAACAAAGGAGAGCTTTCTTATCAGGGCACTTCGCCGGGAGCTGAAATAGTGTATAACACCCTATCGGTGCCGAGAGGAGGGATGTATCAGCTGGTACTTCCGGATGGCACCCGGGTATGGCTGAACTCTTCTTCATCCCTGCGCTATCCTACTGCTTTCAACGGCGCAGAAAGGAAAGTAACGCTGCAGGGTCAGGCTTACTTTGAAACAGCGGCTGATGCGGCACACCCCTTCCGGGTACAAACCGGCGCCATGGAAGTAACCGTGCTGGGCACACGGTTCGATCTGATGGCTTATCCCGACGAACCAACGATTAGTGCTACCCTCGCTGAAGGCAGAATCAGGGTAGAAGATAAAATACTGCAGCCCGGTCAGCAGGCTGTGCTGGCGTTGAGCAATCATGAGCTGTCTGTAAGAAATGTAGATGTAAACAGGATCATGGCCTGGAAAAACGGCCTCTTTGTGTTTAATAACACTGATCTGGCTACTATTCTCCGGGAGGTAGCCCGCTGGTATGATGTAGAAATTGTATACCAGGCGAAGCCCGGAAAAGAATTATACGGAGGCGGTATCAGCAGGCGCCTGAACCTCTCCGCAGTACTGCATGTGCTGGAAGAAAACGGAAGTAATCACTTTAAAATTGAGGGAAACAAAGTAATAGTAACACCATAA
- a CDS encoding sigma-70 family RNA polymerase sigma factor: MEELSDIALLQRLYQADEAAFTEIFRRYWEKLYAIAYNRLRIRTAAEDVVQEVLASLWQRRNELNIQHLPGYLATATRYAVFRQISRLLPDQPIEATDAVLQPAEDPAMDLLDYYSLQQRLNQAIDGLPEKCRLVFLYSRRDQLSNKEIAATLQLSEKTVEAHLTKALKHLRLRLRDVYPYLSFFF; the protein is encoded by the coding sequence GTGGAGGAACTGAGTGACATAGCGCTTTTGCAACGACTATACCAGGCCGATGAAGCGGCCTTTACTGAGATATTTCGCCGCTACTGGGAAAAGTTATATGCCATCGCATATAACCGTCTCCGTATCCGCACTGCTGCTGAAGATGTGGTACAGGAAGTCCTCGCCAGCCTCTGGCAGCGCCGGAACGAACTGAATATCCAACATCTTCCCGGTTACCTCGCTACCGCCACCCGCTATGCCGTATTCCGTCAGATCAGCCGCTTGTTGCCCGATCAGCCTATTGAAGCTACCGACGCCGTATTACAACCGGCAGAAGACCCCGCTATGGACCTGCTGGATTATTATAGCCTGCAGCAGCGACTGAATCAGGCGATCGACGGATTGCCCGAAAAATGCCGCCTGGTTTTCCTCTACAGCCGCCGCGATCAGCTCTCTAATAAAGAAATCGCCGCTACACTGCAGCTATCTGAAAAAACAGTGGAAGCCCATCTCACCAAGGCTTTGAAACACCTCCGGCTTCGCCTCCGCGATGTGTATCCCTATCTTTCTTTCTTCTTCTGA
- a CDS encoding PKD domain-containing protein, which yields MQKQLRNIILLLLFLTASCKKDNNEPAPLVVYTIAVDGNQVTFNNTTTGAATWKWDFGDGTTSTEKSPVHIYNGKGKYVPTLYATSTSGVTAEGSTVIRISKTSPVKLNDNSVADWDTISQNVITAGPKGGVFKKAKFDYDGQSVYFYVEISGKVSDNYIFDFYIDSDNDAGTGLLTSLFTGGGYDVLLEGQTLLKPATAPIPFAMYYHSGAQTSFSFDQQSGTDFYTLGTVVEGNGVIRFEGKLDRSKIKRLTGTAIKLGIVATSQDWSAQLGTIPDEGSAAFQLNMPE from the coding sequence ATGCAAAAGCAACTGCGCAATATCATCCTCCTCCTGCTTTTTTTAACAGCATCCTGCAAGAAGGATAACAACGAGCCTGCTCCGCTTGTCGTATATACGATAGCGGTAGATGGGAATCAGGTAACCTTCAATAACACCACTACCGGCGCCGCTACCTGGAAATGGGATTTCGGGGACGGCACCACATCTACCGAAAAAAGTCCGGTTCATATCTACAATGGAAAAGGCAAGTATGTACCAACACTTTACGCTACTTCTACCTCCGGCGTCACTGCAGAAGGATCTACTGTGATCCGGATTTCTAAAACCTCGCCGGTAAAGTTGAACGATAACAGCGTGGCCGATTGGGATACCATCAGTCAAAATGTAATTACGGCAGGCCCTAAGGGCGGGGTATTTAAGAAAGCCAAGTTTGACTACGATGGCCAGAGTGTTTATTTCTATGTGGAAATCAGTGGTAAGGTATCGGATAATTACATCTTCGACTTTTATATAGACAGTGATAACGATGCTGGTACCGGGTTGCTCACATCCCTGTTCACCGGTGGTGGTTATGATGTGTTGCTGGAAGGGCAAACATTGCTCAAACCGGCCACAGCGCCTATTCCATTTGCCATGTATTATCATTCCGGCGCACAAACCAGTTTCAGCTTTGATCAGCAATCGGGAACCGACTTTTACACATTGGGGACAGTAGTGGAAGGAAACGGCGTAATTCGCTTTGAAGGAAAGTTGGACCGGTCAAAGATCAAACGGTTGACCGGAACGGCCATAAAGCTGGGTATAGTGGCCACCAGTCAGGATTGGAGTGCACAATTGGGCACAATTCCGGATGAGGGTAGCGCGGCATTCCAGTTGAATATGCCAGAATAA
- a CDS encoding TetR family transcriptional regulator C-terminal domain-containing protein translates to MNKQLIRNAYKVYWLENGNAPVSVYALCKQIEITEAAFYEEYSSLEAVEKDIWLAIFQNTLDQLQADETYQQYNAQEKLLAFYFLWVQKLKEDRSYLLLQRKHFRLPDLYRNKLETFRHAFNAYVTNLVKEGYQSSEIKERKYISDQYVHGFWLQALFVLKYWLDDTSSQFEMTDAAIEKAVNLSFQLIKSNTLDSLLDFGKFIFTRK, encoded by the coding sequence ATGAACAAACAGCTCATTCGCAATGCCTATAAAGTATACTGGCTCGAGAATGGTAATGCGCCTGTCTCTGTATACGCTCTCTGTAAACAGATAGAAATCACCGAGGCCGCGTTTTACGAGGAATACAGTTCGCTCGAAGCTGTGGAAAAGGATATCTGGCTCGCTATATTCCAGAACACACTGGATCAATTGCAGGCAGATGAAACCTATCAGCAGTATAACGCGCAGGAAAAACTACTTGCCTTTTACTTCCTGTGGGTACAGAAATTGAAAGAAGACCGCAGCTATCTGCTGTTGCAACGCAAACACTTCCGGTTGCCCGACCTCTACCGGAATAAGCTGGAAACCTTCCGCCACGCATTCAATGCGTATGTAACCAATCTTGTGAAAGAAGGCTACCAGTCCAGCGAAATAAAAGAGAGAAAATACATCTCCGACCAATATGTACATGGCTTCTGGTTGCAGGCGCTGTTCGTACTCAAATACTGGCTGGATGATACCAGTTCTCAGTTTGAAATGACGGATGCCGCTATCGAAAAAGCGGTGAACCTGAGCTTCCAGCTTATCAAGTCTAATACCCTTGACAGCCTGCTGGATTTCGGGAAATTTATTTTTACGCGCAAATAA
- a CDS encoding RagB/SusD family nutrient uptake outer membrane protein, translated as MRSTFLILILLPLLLWQTGCMKDVNPSDALTTETITTTPEGLRNAVNGAYSLMKDHVQFNGTKDDNNMYLRQYFQLSDFASDDIVCGQTTEDPLFYSFSLGHSPTQTNTRYFWYISYKIINGANTVIEAVEKQANADVQTQQMLGECYFLRALSHFNLVKLFAMPYTQNPAAPGVIIHTSTSDPGQKARASVGEVYAQVIADARRAADLMTQNRGVQYASREAAWALLSRAYLYEGKNDSTIYFSNKVIQSGRFSLATTATFPNLFANAVASSETILCVAFTPVDDYGKFGSIASMIYSNGNSGWGEEFASASLRDTMSANPADVRWKYIVPLKDDNGGVQQKNGIDIYYISKFSGQGGSPTLSSPILFRLAEMYLNKAEAEAKSGNVAAALDDVDAIRSNRGLSAALYKQQLPSGKTALDVVLKERRLELAFEGHRSFDVYRNKLSLNRTYWGYHLPGLKQSDINPAANPSGYPGMIIAPDNPKIIYYIPIDEIETNKLCVQNP; from the coding sequence ATGAGATCAACTTTTTTAATATTGATATTACTGCCTTTGTTGTTGTGGCAAACAGGATGTATGAAAGATGTGAATCCAAGTGATGCACTCACTACGGAAACCATTACCACTACTCCTGAAGGGCTGAGGAATGCGGTGAATGGCGCTTATTCCCTGATGAAAGACCACGTGCAGTTCAACGGTACCAAAGATGATAATAACATGTATCTCCGGCAGTATTTTCAGCTGTCTGATTTTGCCAGTGATGATATTGTATGTGGCCAAACAACAGAGGATCCGTTATTCTATAGCTTCTCCCTCGGCCATTCTCCCACGCAAACGAATACACGTTATTTCTGGTATATTTCTTACAAAATTATCAACGGCGCCAACACAGTAATAGAAGCCGTTGAGAAGCAGGCTAACGCCGACGTACAAACGCAGCAGATGTTAGGCGAATGTTACTTCCTGCGTGCCCTGAGTCACTTTAACCTGGTGAAGTTATTCGCGATGCCCTATACACAGAATCCGGCGGCACCTGGCGTAATCATACATACCAGCACCAGCGATCCTGGGCAGAAAGCCAGGGCTTCAGTAGGAGAGGTATATGCACAGGTGATTGCAGACGCCAGGCGTGCTGCCGACCTGATGACGCAGAACCGTGGTGTGCAGTATGCTTCCAGGGAAGCAGCATGGGCCCTGCTTTCAAGGGCTTACCTGTATGAAGGGAAAAACGATAGTACTATTTACTTCTCCAATAAAGTGATACAGTCGGGCCGCTTTTCTCTTGCCACCACCGCTACTTTCCCCAATCTGTTTGCCAATGCTGTTGCATCATCTGAAACCATACTTTGTGTGGCATTTACTCCGGTAGATGACTACGGCAAGTTCGGCTCTATCGCCTCTATGATCTATTCCAACGGTAACTCCGGCTGGGGAGAGGAGTTTGCTTCTGCATCATTGAGAGATACAATGAGTGCAAATCCTGCGGATGTGCGCTGGAAGTATATTGTACCACTGAAAGATGATAACGGAGGAGTGCAGCAAAAAAATGGTATCGACATCTATTACATTTCCAAATTCTCCGGTCAGGGTGGCAGCCCTACATTGAGCTCGCCCATCCTGTTCCGTTTGGCAGAAATGTATCTTAACAAGGCAGAGGCGGAAGCAAAATCAGGTAACGTTGCTGCTGCATTGGATGATGTGGATGCGATCCGCAGCAACCGCGGGCTGTCCGCCGCTTTATATAAACAACAGCTGCCTTCCGGGAAAACCGCGCTGGATGTAGTATTGAAAGAACGGCGACTGGAACTGGCATTTGAGGGACATCGCTCATTCGATGTCTACCGTAATAAACTGTCGCTCAACAGAACCTACTGGGGGTATCATCTTCCGGGACTTAAACAATCGGATATCAATCCTGCTGCCAATCCTTCCGGATATCCCGGGATGATCATAGCACCTGATAATCCTAAGATCATTTATTACATCCCGATCGATGAAATTGAAACCAACAAACTGTGTGTACAGAACCCTTAA